The following DNA comes from Bacillus spongiae.
CAAGAAAATAACTTTACGGTTCTATACGAAAGCACGCAAAATGTGAATGTTGAAAAACTAGGACCGATAGCCCAACAAGAAAATCCTATTTTCTTACAGGTTGCTTTCTTAGCCCCAGAATCATTAAAACATCACCAACTTTATCTACAGCTCTTTAATCTAACCGTTCAACTTGAGGAAAACGAAAACATGCACGTGGCATCCTTAAGTCCTGATCATACTGTTTATAAAGTAATGGGATCAGGAGAAACGCTCCTAGATTATTATCATGATTTATCTAACCCCCTAATGGCATCAACGATGACACTGGGACACAATCGATATTCGACAAATACATTATCAAACTTTTTCCGAGTACAACCCTTCAGTGTATTAGGCCATAATGGAGAGATTAATACGATTTCAAAGTTTCGAGATGAAGCTATGATGATTGACGTTCCACTTGTAAAAGATGGAAGTGATTCTCAAGATGTCAGTCGAACCATTGAAACATTAATTTCTAGAGATGATTTTACATTATTTCAAGCAATGGAAATGATTTTTCCTCCTATTGTTAATGAAATCATTCAATACCCTAAACATCTTCAAGATTTATACGCCTATTTACGAGAAGCATGGGGACATTTTGCTCAAGGCCCTGCCGGTATTGTGTCTCGCTTTCAAGACGAAGCTGTGTTTAGTGTGGACTCCCTAGGTTTGCGTCCACTTTGGATGCTTGAAACAAATCATTCTTTTATTTTTTCTTCCGAGCCTGGTGTTGTAAATTCAGTCGAATTTACAACAGACCCTAAACCATTAGCTCCTGGTGAAAAAGTTGGATTAAAATGGAATGAAGATGAAATTCAAGTATATTTTCAACATGATTTCCAAGAGGAGGTTTATAAACGATTTTCAGCATCCCTTCAATTTGAGGATTACGCTGATAGACTAAAACCGAACAAACTACCTCTTAAAGTGACGATACCATCTGTTGCAAAAATTCATAATGGGCAATATCAAGCTTTTGGTTGGGAACGAGAGCATATTCAAATGGTGGAACAAATGGCAGACAAAGGAATTGAACCAATCCGCTCATTAGGACATGATTCACCACTCGCGTCGATTAACCCTACTCGAAAAAACATACCTGACTTTATAAAAGAGAGCGTTGCAGTTGTGACAAACCCTGCCATTGATCGTGATAGAGAAACAGAACACTTCTCTACAAGGACAATGATTGGAAAACGTCCATCTTATAATAAAAAGCATAGCCCTTCTTTATTCATTGAACTTCCTTCTCCTATTTTACTAGAAGGACAACTCGCAGCTGAATGCAGTGATCATACTCAACAATTATCCTATGATCAAATCCTATCAGCTTTTACTAAACAAGATGAAAGTTATATTCTCTCTACTACTTTCAGCCCAGAGGAATCCATTGAAGAGGCACTCAAGAGGATTAGTATCGAAGCGATAACCTCAGTAGAGAAAAACAAGTCTCTATTAATCTTAGATGATGCTAAAAGCCATCAAGATGGCCACTTATGGCTTGATCCTCATATAGTACTTGCCGTTATCGACCAAGAGCTTACTTCTGCAGGATTACGAAGAGAGTGTTCGATTATTGTAAGGTCTGCAGCTATTCGTTCATTGCATGATGTAATCACAGCATTCGGCTTAGGGGCAGATGCTATAAACCCTTATTATATGTTTTTTACAATTACAGAAGATAAAAAAGTAGAACCACTATTAAATTTGTATAATGCATTAAATAAAGGGTTAGAAAAGGTTATTTCAACAATTGGAATTCATGAGTTACGTGGATACGGAAGATTATTTTCATCCATCGGACTCACTTCAAGCGTTGCAGAAATGTTAAATATTGTGAACTTTTTTGGAGGAGAACATCTCTCATTCAATTTTCAATCAATGAAAGAAGACGCTATTCAACGATCTATTGATTTCAAGAATGAAACCCTCCGAATTTCAAAGAGCTTTAATGTTTTCCCGCGTATTTGGAAATCAATTGGTGATGTCGCTAAAACGGGGGACTATACAGGATATCGGACAAAACTTACACAGATTGAAGAGAAGAACCCAACAACGATTCGCCACTTAACGTCTATAAAGAAGGCGGAAACAGAAACAAAAACAGAAGATGTCGACATCTCTGTAGGTGACCATAGTTTACCATTCGTAATTGCTTCTATGTCATTTGGCTCCCAAAATGAAATTGCCTTTAAGGCTTACGCTGAGGCTGCTGATAAATTAAATATGGTGAGCTTAAATGGCGAAGGTGGAGAAATGAAAGAAATGCTAGGCAAATACCCAAAAACACGTGGACAGCAAATTGCTTCTGGACGTTTTGGAGTGAATGCCGAGCTCTTAAATTCTTCCAATCTATTAGAAATAAAGATTGGACAAGGAGCCAAGCCTGGAGAAGGAGGACACCTACCTGGCTCAAAGGTTACAGCAAAAATTGCTGAAGCCAGAAATGCAACGATAGGCTCTGACTTAATCTCCCCTTCCAACAACCATGATATTTATTCAATCGAAGATCTAGCTCAGATGATTCATGAGTTAAAAACAGCTAATGA
Coding sequences within:
- a CDS encoding glutamate synthase-related protein — its product is MDIKSKKWDQSTFQDFHKGAHDACGIVACIEKNKIPTNKNVQRCIDALITLDHRAGFINGEGDGAGIHTDIPRELWKEKLMSKGLSADHVESPRFIVGHFFLTRNALANDNLFNLLTLFQENNFTVLYESTQNVNVEKLGPIAQQENPIFLQVAFLAPESLKHHQLYLQLFNLTVQLEENENMHVASLSPDHTVYKVMGSGETLLDYYHDLSNPLMASTMTLGHNRYSTNTLSNFFRVQPFSVLGHNGEINTISKFRDEAMMIDVPLVKDGSDSQDVSRTIETLISRDDFTLFQAMEMIFPPIVNEIIQYPKHLQDLYAYLREAWGHFAQGPAGIVSRFQDEAVFSVDSLGLRPLWMLETNHSFIFSSEPGVVNSVEFTTDPKPLAPGEKVGLKWNEDEIQVYFQHDFQEEVYKRFSASLQFEDYADRLKPNKLPLKVTIPSVAKIHNGQYQAFGWEREHIQMVEQMADKGIEPIRSLGHDSPLASINPTRKNIPDFIKESVAVVTNPAIDRDRETEHFSTRTMIGKRPSYNKKHSPSLFIELPSPILLEGQLAAECSDHTQQLSYDQILSAFTKQDESYILSTTFSPEESIEEALKRISIEAITSVEKNKSLLILDDAKSHQDGHLWLDPHIVLAVIDQELTSAGLRRECSIIVRSAAIRSLHDVITAFGLGADAINPYYMFFTITEDKKVEPLLNLYNALNKGLEKVISTIGIHELRGYGRLFSSIGLTSSVAEMLNIVNFFGGEHLSFNFQSMKEDAIQRSIDFKNETLRISKSFNVFPRIWKSIGDVAKTGDYTGYRTKLTQIEEKNPTTIRHLTSIKKAETETKTEDVDISVGDHSLPFVIASMSFGSQNEIAFKAYAEAADKLNMVSLNGEGGEMKEMLGKYPKTRGQQIASGRFGVNAELLNSSNLLEIKIGQGAKPGEGGHLPGSKVTAKIAEARNATIGSDLISPSNNHDIYSIEDLAQMIHELKTANDEAKVIVKVPVVPNIGTIAVGIAKAGADIITLSGFDGGTGAARIHALQHVGLPVEIGVKAAHNALLEAGLRDTVEIWADGGIKSAQDVIKVMLLGANRIGFGTLSMIAIGCTTCRGCHLDTCHVGIATQIESEAQAKEHGLRRFVPRKSDMAELGLINLFTAFGEELKQLTASLGADRLQDLVGRSDLLEQTKGQNLMNLTTLLNVLDLPQLQHTQLPLKEAVLATSVAAVGGEYLENEAAQLTTTHPFSPVDSKHRVLGSRVSCHRVRAQFSGAHQTLEPIHLRYHNGSVPGNGLGAYSTEGMTISVAGGGQDGIGKSALGGNIIILKNRGQLDEFYNGSVGKGFGYGAQKGLLVAQGNADARAGIRLSGADMIIGGLIQQNIPKHEAGNISTYANIKGFAFEYMTNGRGLVLGDPGPWICAGMTGGVVYLRHQPEMGLTKEALQRRLAKGAKVSLNPIDERAKEDLTELLTMYLSLLEEENHEEANTIRTLLEAPEEHFLQVNPVKEQADPSVSTE